A region from the Serinibacter arcticus genome encodes:
- a CDS encoding CorA family divalent cation transporter, with amino-acid sequence MRTEYRLTPEGELLDPATADPDAYAAARRRWVVELLPNDRGEWRRAQGDALRRCGMAGDGDAALRQMADSVLAPHASAGLPDDTVAMRVALLSLSEGDRPVRSTLVHVVAQLDRAVTTSVDRAALERLVARVRSLPASRRRGNYVVVRALLSLALEDVTAVSDGVTSRTARLENAVFSTATDDDDNVAGIYRVKRAIADSRRHVLPILTRLTLITEVDDADLGEVTLGHLERLEQGFRRVADALDTDDRLLGDMLTAQLTMVQVRQNTDMRRISAYAALAAVPTAVAGIYGMNFEYMPELTWHWGYPAVMTLIAGAVAVLYRAFKRSGWL; translated from the coding sequence GTGCGCACCGAGTACCGACTCACGCCCGAGGGCGAGCTCCTGGATCCCGCGACGGCGGATCCCGACGCCTACGCCGCGGCCCGCCGCCGCTGGGTGGTCGAGCTGCTCCCCAACGACCGCGGCGAGTGGCGCCGCGCCCAGGGCGACGCGCTGCGGCGGTGCGGCATGGCGGGCGACGGCGACGCCGCCCTGCGACAGATGGCCGACTCCGTGCTCGCGCCGCACGCGAGCGCGGGGCTGCCCGACGACACCGTCGCGATGCGGGTGGCCCTGCTCTCGCTGAGCGAGGGCGACCGGCCCGTTCGCTCGACCCTCGTCCACGTCGTGGCCCAGCTCGACCGCGCCGTCACCACGTCGGTCGACCGGGCAGCGCTGGAGCGGCTCGTGGCGCGCGTGCGGTCGCTGCCGGCCAGCCGCCGCCGGGGCAACTACGTCGTCGTGCGCGCCCTGCTCTCGCTCGCGCTCGAGGACGTCACGGCGGTGAGCGACGGCGTCACCTCGCGCACGGCCCGCCTCGAGAACGCGGTCTTCTCCACCGCGACGGACGACGACGACAACGTCGCCGGGATCTACCGCGTGAAGCGTGCGATCGCCGACTCCCGGCGGCACGTGCTGCCGATCCTCACCCGGCTCACGCTCATCACGGAGGTCGACGACGCCGACCTCGGCGAGGTCACCCTCGGCCACCTCGAGCGCCTGGAGCAGGGGTTCCGCCGCGTGGCGGACGCGCTCGACACGGACGACCGGCTGCTGGGCGACATGCTCACGGCGCAGCTGACGATGGTGCAGGTGCGCCAGAACACCGACATGCGCCGGATCTCCGCCTACGCCGCGCTGGCCGCCGTCCCGACCGCCGTCGCCGGGATCTACGGCATGAACTTCGAGTACATGCCGGAGCTGACGTGGCACTGGGGCTACCCCGCGGTGATGACGCTCATCGCCGGCGCCGTGGCGGTCCTGTACCGCGCGTTCAAGCGCTCCGGCTGGCTGTGA
- a CDS encoding site-2 protease family protein — MKRPGWRLGAVGGSPVYLAPSWLLVAAILTVLFLPTVQRAAPGLGTPAAVAAAATFPVLLFASVLAHELAHGAAARLVGAQVREYVITFWGGHTSFGAELRTPGASAVVSAAGPLANVALAVVGWLTLEALPGGLSAVIVAALTYANVIVAGFNLLPGNPLDGGRILEALIWKVTGDRDTGTIGAGWVGRVLAVVIAVVVLGLPLLRGQQPGLTTAVWAVLVAGLVYNGATQSIRLGRARRSAAGFDLRPLVRPAVVVAEGATLAQVPRPPIGMATSDVVVVDGTGRPVAVLDAAAVATVPPHAHASTPVTAVARTLPAEAVLTATAGADALGALARGVSASDVVVLVGPHGILGTATRDSVVAALAPRDR, encoded by the coding sequence GTGAAGCGCCCCGGCTGGCGGCTCGGAGCCGTCGGCGGCTCGCCGGTCTACCTCGCACCGAGCTGGCTGCTGGTGGCGGCCATCCTCACCGTGCTGTTCCTGCCGACCGTGCAGCGCGCCGCCCCCGGCTTGGGGACGCCGGCCGCCGTCGCGGCCGCGGCGACCTTCCCCGTGCTGCTGTTCGCCTCCGTCCTCGCCCACGAGCTGGCGCACGGGGCCGCGGCGCGGCTGGTGGGCGCACAGGTGCGCGAGTACGTCATCACGTTCTGGGGCGGGCACACGAGCTTCGGCGCCGAGCTGCGCACCCCGGGGGCCAGCGCGGTCGTGTCGGCCGCCGGACCGCTCGCGAACGTCGCGCTCGCCGTCGTGGGCTGGCTGACGCTCGAGGCGCTGCCGGGCGGGCTGTCCGCCGTCATCGTCGCGGCGCTGACCTACGCCAACGTGATCGTGGCCGGCTTCAACCTGCTGCCGGGCAACCCGCTCGACGGCGGGCGCATCCTCGAGGCGCTGATCTGGAAGGTCACGGGCGACCGCGACACCGGCACGATCGGCGCCGGCTGGGTCGGGCGCGTGCTGGCGGTCGTGATCGCCGTCGTCGTCCTCGGTCTCCCGCTGCTGCGCGGCCAGCAGCCGGGCCTCACGACGGCGGTGTGGGCCGTGCTGGTGGCCGGTCTCGTCTACAACGGCGCCACCCAGTCGATCCGGCTCGGCCGGGCCCGGCGCTCGGCCGCGGGCTTCGACCTGCGGCCGCTGGTGCGGCCCGCCGTCGTCGTCGCCGAGGGCGCGACGCTGGCGCAGGTGCCGCGGCCGCCGATCGGGATGGCGACGAGCGACGTCGTCGTCGTGGACGGCACGGGCCGACCCGTGGCGGTGCTGGACGCGGCCGCGGTGGCCACCGTGCCGCCGCACGCCCACGCGAGCACCCCGGTCACCGCCGTCGCCCGGACCCTCCCGGCGGAGGCCGTGCTGACGGCGACGGCGGGGGCGGACGCGCTCGGAGCCCTGGCGCGCGGCGTCAGCGCGAGCGACGTCGTCGTGCTCGTGGGCCCCCACGGCATCCTCGGGACCGCCACCCGCGACTCGGTCGTCGCCGCCCTGGCGCCCCGGGATCGTTAG
- the mshC gene encoding cysteine--1-D-myo-inosityl 2-amino-2-deoxy-alpha-D-glucopyranoside ligase — MHSWRSPAVPVLPLADRDLRPSATDSASRQRRTLGEGRRASLYVCGITPYDATHLGHAATYVTYDLLVRSWRDSGVEVTYAQNVTDVDDPLLERARDTGVDWRELAVSQTDLFRSDMEALRVIAPDHYLGAVETVPDVVRAVERLVADGAAYRVGPDATGAGDGDVYADLAADTRFGLEPMGDATDEAGRIAEFAAMGGDPDRPGKRAPLDPLLWRAAREGEPSWPGRSLGDGRPGWHVECATIAAMTLGAPVAVQGGGRDLRFPHHEMSTSHLRMLSGDAHPVVAQVHAGLLAYEGEKMSKSRGNLVLVSRLVEQGVEPMAVRLVLLSHHYASSWEFHEAELIDAAERLTRWRDAVALTAGGSVPGAGVPDSGAVVTQVRLALADDLDAPRALAAVDAWASAVLAADAADVVETGTATDGGSAPGALVRDAVDALLGIAL; from the coding sequence GTGCATTCCTGGCGATCGCCCGCAGTTCCCGTCCTCCCTCTCGCCGACCGCGACCTGCGTCCCTCGGCCACGGACTCGGCGTCCCGGCAGCGCCGGACGCTCGGTGAGGGCCGACGAGCCAGCCTCTACGTGTGCGGCATCACGCCGTACGACGCGACGCACCTGGGCCACGCCGCCACGTACGTCACCTACGACCTGCTCGTCCGCTCCTGGCGCGACTCCGGGGTCGAGGTCACCTACGCGCAGAACGTGACCGACGTCGACGACCCCCTGCTGGAGCGCGCGCGCGACACGGGCGTCGACTGGCGCGAGCTCGCCGTGTCGCAGACGGACCTGTTCCGCTCCGACATGGAGGCGCTGCGCGTCATCGCGCCCGACCACTACCTCGGCGCCGTCGAGACGGTGCCCGACGTCGTGCGCGCCGTCGAGCGCCTCGTGGCCGACGGCGCGGCCTACCGCGTCGGGCCCGACGCCACGGGGGCCGGCGACGGCGACGTGTACGCGGATCTCGCCGCCGACACCCGCTTCGGGCTCGAGCCGATGGGCGACGCCACGGACGAGGCCGGCCGGATCGCCGAGTTCGCCGCGATGGGCGGCGACCCCGACCGCCCCGGCAAGCGCGCCCCGCTCGACCCGCTGCTGTGGCGCGCCGCGCGCGAGGGCGAGCCGTCCTGGCCCGGCCGGAGCCTCGGCGACGGCCGCCCCGGCTGGCACGTCGAGTGCGCGACGATCGCCGCGATGACGCTGGGGGCGCCCGTCGCCGTCCAGGGCGGCGGCCGCGATCTGCGCTTCCCGCACCACGAGATGTCCACGAGCCACCTGCGGATGCTGTCGGGTGACGCCCACCCCGTCGTCGCTCAGGTGCACGCCGGCCTGCTCGCCTACGAGGGCGAGAAGATGAGCAAGTCGCGCGGAAACCTCGTGCTGGTCTCGCGGCTGGTCGAGCAGGGCGTGGAGCCGATGGCCGTGCGGCTGGTGCTGCTGTCGCACCACTACGCGTCCTCGTGGGAGTTCCACGAGGCGGAGCTGATCGACGCCGCCGAGCGCCTGACGCGCTGGCGGGACGCCGTGGCGCTGACCGCGGGCGGCTCGGTCCCGGGCGCGGGAGTCCCGGACTCCGGCGCGGTGGTGACGCAGGTCCGTCTCGCCCTCGCCGACGACCTCGATGCCCCGCGCGCCCTCGCCGCGGTCGATGCCTGGGCCAGTGCGGTGCTGGCGGCGGACGCGGCCGACGTCGTCGAGACCGGCACTGCGACCGACGGCGGGTCCGCCCCCGGCGCGCTGGTGCGCGACGCCGTCGACGCCCTGCTGGGGATCGCGCTCTAG
- a CDS encoding undecaprenyl-diphosphate phosphatase, which translates to MLGIVQGLTEFLPVSSSAHLRIVGALMLDGQDVGATFTAITQIGTELAVLIYFRHTIAQVVRRWIATLPEVRAGGRWNNPLRLADADARMGWLIIVGSLPIVVLGVLFQDAIEGALRDLRFTVFTLAFFALLLWAADRWGRQLKTLKALDGRDGVAFGFAQAMALIPGVSRSGGTITAGLAMGYTREAAARYSFLLAVPAVLGSGLYQLAKAIGGHSDGGIVVSGGATLLATVAAFVVGFVVIIAFLKIVSSRGYLPFVIYRLVLAAVIGILLMNGVLSPTA; encoded by the coding sequence GTGCTCGGAATCGTTCAGGGACTCACGGAGTTCCTGCCTGTCTCGTCGAGCGCGCACCTGCGCATCGTCGGGGCGCTGATGCTGGACGGGCAGGACGTCGGTGCGACCTTCACCGCGATCACCCAGATCGGCACGGAGCTGGCGGTCCTGATCTACTTCCGGCACACGATCGCGCAGGTCGTGCGGCGCTGGATCGCCACGCTGCCCGAGGTGCGCGCCGGCGGGCGGTGGAACAACCCGCTGCGGCTGGCCGACGCCGACGCCCGGATGGGCTGGCTGATCATCGTGGGCTCGCTGCCGATCGTCGTGCTCGGCGTGCTCTTCCAGGACGCGATCGAGGGGGCGCTGCGCGACCTCCGGTTCACGGTGTTCACGCTGGCGTTCTTCGCCCTGCTGCTCTGGGCGGCCGACCGCTGGGGACGCCAGCTCAAGACGCTCAAGGCCCTCGACGGCCGCGACGGCGTCGCATTCGGTTTCGCGCAGGCGATGGCCCTCATCCCGGGTGTCTCGCGCTCCGGCGGCACGATCACGGCCGGCCTCGCGATGGGCTACACCCGCGAGGCGGCGGCCCGGTACTCGTTCCTGCTCGCCGTGCCGGCGGTGCTCGGCTCCGGCCTGTACCAGCTGGCGAAGGCGATCGGCGGCCACAGCGACGGCGGGATCGTCGTCAGCGGGGGAGCGACGCTGCTCGCCACGGTGGCGGCGTTCGTCGTCGGCTTCGTCGTCATCATCGCGTTCCTCAAGATCGTCTCGAGCCGCGGCTACCTGCCGTTCGTGATCTACCGGCTCGTGCTCGCCGCCGTCATCGGCATCCTGCTGATGAACGGCGTGCTCAGCCCGACGGCGTAG
- a CDS encoding HAD family hydrolase — translation MTHALPEALLWDLDGTLVDSEPLWIAAEHELVAAHGGVWTDEDALSLVGNSLDDSALILIERGVDLTPQQVIDNLVDRVNTAMTTVGPDWRPGARELVAQAAAAGVPQAIVTMSYRVQAEAVAGLLPPGAITTIVAGDMVTHGKPHPEAYLTAAATLGVDVTRCIAVEDSATGSASARASGARTVVVPHAVEVPHAPGLARTETLEGLTLADLVTLSGLGAPDPA, via the coding sequence GTGACGCACGCGCTGCCCGAGGCCCTGCTGTGGGACCTCGACGGAACCCTGGTGGACAGCGAGCCGCTGTGGATCGCGGCCGAGCACGAGCTCGTGGCCGCCCACGGCGGGGTCTGGACCGACGAGGACGCGCTGTCGCTGGTGGGCAACTCGCTCGACGACAGCGCGCTGATCCTCATCGAGCGTGGCGTCGACCTGACTCCGCAGCAGGTGATCGACAATCTCGTCGACCGCGTCAACACCGCGATGACGACCGTCGGCCCCGACTGGCGTCCCGGTGCCAGGGAGCTGGTGGCGCAGGCCGCCGCGGCCGGGGTGCCGCAGGCGATCGTCACGATGTCCTACCGGGTGCAGGCCGAGGCCGTCGCCGGGCTGCTGCCGCCCGGGGCCATCACGACGATCGTCGCCGGCGACATGGTGACCCACGGCAAGCCGCACCCCGAGGCGTACCTGACCGCGGCGGCGACGCTCGGCGTCGACGTCACGCGGTGCATCGCCGTGGAGGACTCGGCCACCGGTTCGGCCTCCGCGCGCGCCTCGGGCGCGCGCACCGTCGTCGTGCCCCACGCCGTCGAGGTGCCGCACGCCCCCGGACTGGCCCGGACCGAGACGCTCGAGGGCCTCACGCTGGCCGACCTCGTGACGCTGTCCGGCCTGGGCGCACCGGACCCCGCGTGA
- a CDS encoding tRNA (adenine-N1)-methyltransferase, which yields MRRGPFREGDRVQITDPRGKPSTITLRADGSFQTHRGYFRHTDLIGASEGTVVETSAGVAYLALRPLLSDHVLSMPRGAAVIYPKDSAQIISMADIYPGARVVEAGVGSGALTMSLLRAVGDAGSLLSIERREDFAVIATGNVEAFFGSSHPAWELEVGDLADVLPTAREAGSVDRIVLDMLAPWENIEVAADALAPGGVLLAYVATTTQLSRFAEDLKADGRFTEPLASETMLREWHLEGLAVRPSHRMVAHTGFLVTTRRMAPGVEAPLRRRRPAKSTATEDAEALEALARDAARVQIGDDWTPEDLGERGITGKKARRAGRHAEALREAAAGGRDAEEDAGDERHADETGNPEPAPRA from the coding sequence ATGCGTCGCGGACCCTTCCGGGAGGGCGACCGCGTGCAGATCACCGATCCGCGCGGCAAGCCCTCCACCATCACCCTGCGCGCTGACGGTTCGTTCCAGACGCACCGCGGCTACTTCCGCCACACCGACCTCATCGGGGCGAGCGAGGGCACGGTCGTGGAGACGTCGGCCGGCGTGGCCTACCTCGCGCTCCGCCCGCTGCTGTCCGACCACGTGCTGTCGATGCCGCGCGGCGCCGCGGTCATCTACCCCAAGGACTCCGCGCAGATCATCTCGATGGCGGACATCTACCCGGGCGCCCGTGTGGTCGAGGCCGGCGTGGGCTCGGGCGCGCTGACGATGTCGCTGCTGCGCGCCGTCGGCGACGCCGGCTCGCTGCTGTCGATCGAGCGCCGCGAGGACTTCGCGGTCATCGCGACCGGCAACGTCGAGGCGTTCTTCGGCAGCAGCCACCCGGCGTGGGAGCTGGAGGTGGGCGACCTCGCCGACGTCCTGCCGACCGCGCGCGAGGCCGGCAGCGTCGACCGGATCGTGCTCGACATGCTCGCGCCGTGGGAGAACATCGAGGTCGCGGCCGACGCGCTCGCACCCGGCGGTGTTCTGCTCGCCTACGTCGCGACCACCACGCAGCTGTCCCGGTTCGCCGAGGACCTCAAGGCCGACGGCCGCTTCACCGAGCCGCTCGCGTCCGAGACGATGCTGCGCGAGTGGCACCTCGAGGGGCTGGCGGTCCGGCCGTCGCACCGCATGGTGGCGCACACCGGCTTCCTCGTCACGACGCGCCGCATGGCGCCGGGCGTCGAGGCGCCGCTGCGCCGTCGTCGCCCCGCGAAGTCGACGGCCACCGAGGACGCCGAGGCCCTCGAGGCGCTGGCGCGCGACGCGGCCCGCGTCCAGATCGGTGACGACTGGACCCCGGAGGACCTGGGGGAGCGCGGCATCACCGGGAAGAAGGCGCGCCGCGCCGGACGGCACGCCGAGGCGCTGCGCGAGGCGGCGGCCGGTGGCCGGGACGCCGAGGAGGACGCCGGCGACGAGCGTCACGCGGACGAGACCGGGAACCCCGAACCCGCACCGCGCGCCTAA
- a CDS encoding aldo/keto reductase, with protein sequence MQPRRAGTTGLVLSPVALGTMTWGRDTDQHEARALLEGYLDAGGTVLDTAGSYGDGLAEETLGAVVAELGVRREIVVCGKSGVRRDAGGVRISAGRGALLDDLDATLERLGTDHLDLWLVQVPDGVTPAAETLSALEIAVRSGRVRYTGVSNHPGWATAHLATLAAAAGLPLAATQMEYSLLARGAEREVLPACEALGLGMIGWSALGRGVLTGKYRRARPADSRAASSHLRGFVEPYLTDAAAGLVEAVATAADGLGRSSAEVALAWARDAPGVTSAVIGPRTAAQLESVAGLVSGEDGALPPEIRAVLDEVTAPALGYPERR encoded by the coding sequence ATGCAGCCTCGCCGTGCCGGAACCACCGGACTGGTCCTCAGCCCGGTCGCCCTGGGAACCATGACCTGGGGTCGGGACACCGACCAGCACGAGGCCAGGGCCCTCCTCGAGGGCTACCTCGACGCCGGCGGGACGGTGCTCGACACGGCCGGCTCGTACGGCGACGGGCTCGCGGAGGAGACGCTCGGCGCCGTCGTCGCGGAGCTCGGCGTGCGCCGCGAGATCGTCGTCTGCGGCAAGTCGGGTGTGAGACGCGACGCCGGAGGCGTGCGCATCAGCGCGGGCCGCGGCGCCCTGCTGGACGACCTCGACGCGACGCTCGAGCGGCTGGGCACCGACCACCTCGACCTGTGGCTGGTCCAGGTGCCCGACGGCGTGACGCCCGCCGCCGAGACGCTCTCGGCACTGGAGATCGCCGTCCGCTCGGGACGCGTGCGCTACACGGGGGTGTCCAACCACCCGGGCTGGGCGACGGCGCACCTCGCCACCCTGGCCGCCGCGGCCGGGCTCCCGCTCGCGGCGACGCAGATGGAGTACTCGCTGCTCGCGCGCGGGGCCGAGCGCGAGGTGCTGCCGGCGTGCGAGGCGCTGGGGCTCGGGATGATCGGCTGGTCCGCGCTGGGGCGGGGCGTGCTGACCGGCAAGTACCGCCGCGCCCGTCCCGCGGACTCGCGGGCCGCGTCCTCGCACCTGCGCGGCTTCGTCGAGCCCTACCTCACGGACGCGGCCGCCGGCCTCGTGGAGGCGGTGGCGACGGCGGCCGACGGGCTCGGGCGCAGCAGCGCCGAGGTGGCGCTGGCATGGGCCCGCGACGCCCCCGGGGTCACGAGCGCGGTGATCGGGCCGCGCACGGCGGCCCAGCTCGAGTCGGTCGCGGGACTCGTCTCGGGCGAGGACGGCGCGCTGCCGCCGGAGATCCGGGCGGTGCTGGACGAGGTGACCGCGCCGGCGCTGGGCTATCCCGAGCGCCGCTGA